A window of Thermosynechococcus sp. NK55a contains these coding sequences:
- a CDS encoding peptidylprolyl isomerase, translating to MKPLKCGTGLPRFLQRLVMVLSVLLLVSCASLSSVADTSSIPGAQSPTPMANLPRLNGDATVVLTVNDRPITIQVKGDAAPITAGNFVDLVNRGVYDGTIFHRVVREPRPFVVQGGDPQTKDPKVSPQLYGTGSFIDPATNRPRYIPLEILGQGSDTPTYSQAGKVSPILKHTRGAVAMARSQLPDSASAQFYIALDQLDFLDGNYAVFGYVTDGMDVVDRIQQGDRLQSAKVVAGLENLQQP from the coding sequence ATGAAACCCCTGAAGTGCGGCACAGGATTGCCACGATTTCTGCAACGGTTGGTGATGGTGCTCAGTGTGCTTCTGCTGGTGAGTTGTGCGTCACTCTCTTCAGTGGCTGACACGAGTTCAATTCCAGGAGCACAAAGCCCAACCCCTATGGCCAACTTACCTCGACTCAATGGCGATGCAACGGTTGTGCTGACGGTCAACGATCGCCCGATTACGATTCAAGTGAAGGGGGATGCTGCCCCAATTACTGCTGGCAACTTTGTGGATTTAGTGAATCGGGGGGTCTATGATGGCACGATTTTTCACCGCGTCGTCCGTGAACCCCGACCCTTTGTGGTTCAAGGGGGAGATCCCCAAACTAAAGACCCCAAGGTATCGCCGCAACTTTACGGTACGGGTTCATTTATTGACCCAGCAACCAATCGCCCCCGCTATATTCCCCTAGAAATTCTTGGTCAGGGCAGTGACACCCCCACCTATAGCCAAGCGGGCAAAGTCTCACCCATCCTGAAGCACACGCGCGGTGCGGTGGCCATGGCGCGATCGCAACTACCGGACTCGGCCTCAGCCCAGTTTTACATTGCCCTCGATCAACTGGACTTTCTGGATGGCAATTACGCCGTTTTCGGCTATGTCACCGATGGTATGGACGTAGTGGACAGGATCCAACAGGGCGATCGCCTGCAGTCTGCTAAGGTTGTGGCCGGTTTGGAAAATTTACAGCAGCCCTAG
- a CDS encoding pentapeptide repeat-containing protein: MISRQKMLDLDTCYRVLELEPGATLEEVNRAYRDLVFIWHPDRIPKDNTRLIEKAQEKIKQFNEARDQLRQHIARQGRQSSQRAASQRQAYRASPPPHSPPPHYQSNPYTYRSYHGTHGPQQATQHSYAQHHNPTYSTYQRQRTAAPPPPEPPRTTPPHKDMSGVNLQGANLSEKDFEGRNLSHANLSHADLSDAFLHRVILHRANLRHANLFRANLLQADLSYADLQGANLIGADLSGADLRGADLRGAKMSQGNRLLVKLTGARLTGAIMPDGHVHT; encoded by the coding sequence ATGATAAGCCGTCAGAAAATGCTCGATTTAGACACCTGCTACCGGGTACTGGAGTTGGAGCCGGGGGCAACCCTAGAGGAGGTCAACCGAGCTTATCGGGATTTGGTGTTTATTTGGCATCCCGATCGTATCCCCAAGGACAACACACGGCTAATCGAGAAGGCACAGGAGAAGATTAAGCAGTTTAATGAAGCACGGGATCAACTGCGACAGCATATTGCCCGACAGGGGAGGCAAAGCTCCCAGCGAGCTGCTAGCCAGCGGCAGGCCTATCGCGCTTCGCCTCCCCCCCACTCACCGCCGCCGCACTATCAGTCAAATCCCTACACCTATCGCAGCTATCATGGAACCCATGGGCCGCAGCAAGCTACACAGCACAGCTATGCTCAACACCACAACCCCACCTACAGCACCTATCAACGCCAACGGACTGCTGCCCCGCCGCCCCCAGAGCCACCCCGCACGACGCCACCCCATAAGGATATGTCGGGGGTCAATTTACAGGGGGCCAACCTCAGTGAAAAGGACTTTGAAGGCCGTAACCTCAGCCATGCCAATCTCAGCCATGCCGATCTCAGTGATGCCTTTTTGCATCGGGTGATTCTCCACCGCGCCAACCTGCGCCATGCCAATCTCTTCCGCGCCAATTTGCTGCAGGCGGATCTCAGCTATGCTGACCTCCAAGGGGCCAATCTCATTGGTGCTGACTTGAGTGGTGCCGATCTGCGGGGTGCCGATCTGCGGGGAGCAAAGATGAGTCAAGGCAATCGTCTACTCGTCAAACTAACCGGGGCACGCCTCACAGGAGCCATTATGCCCGACGGACACGTCCACACCTAG
- a CDS encoding AAA family ATPase: MEIQCLTLKNFKTHRERTFEFMPGVNVICGENGAGKTSIFEAIAWVLFDATSGYGSGFNKAIIRRGTQRAEAIVQFISAADGRSYIVRRNTQTGYSIVDPQVGELGLSLREDVHAWLQEHLGIRSAFPLKDLFEQIIGIPQGMMTADFLKPPAQRRQIFEPILQVSDYRQAFDNALALVNFSQEQVASLERQLAVQNQELATQSQYEQQATALAAELERDRQRCEELQQECQALAAEKQEYEAAVETLNRLQQTCERLEAQLRQQEELCRDRQRQLTAARESQAQCQQLQSDYDRYRQQEAYYQELDQQLRERAALEQNIRKLEQQQQKLATQLASIESQRQAIATIASQLAALEPQIAAADALDAEIAPLEARYQQAQQADQQLRHLKQQAATLQRRLAEIDQQVQALEQQRPLAATLSAKQAQREQLQAQLNHASAAHAFAATLDPILNTAQSQAAVSDALVTAAIAGLTAAQGFSLVAAAIQEGLGALQQLQQNYHWLLDQLMALRQTLTDPAAIPALNQRLKQLEADIALAAAAERSLLQAQALEEERSRLETELRQLGDRQQALEPLSQELADLERRLHKLRQERAKLGQPHAQRQLLLEQQAAAPQLEADYERLCSQQASLQARLIPLYGERQRYAALEEQRQQLSDELARLRSSYDTYLQHQQQAAQVETYEAALRTATQEANQLNADLAKAQAAYKAQEQKLDLAAFEAVRDRYETLHREYQRHLGAIPEKEKQYQNCLATLKHLDEVAAAKEKTLQHLAAARNHHHLIETARDIFRRSGPRVSAAYLHTVSAEADRLLRELLNRPDVALQWTSDYEIQVNEGGYWRPFKSLSGGEQMCAALAVRLALLRVLVNTDIAFFDEPTTNMDQVRRQQLAENLSNLKSFHQLFVISHDETFEALTEHTIHLERSRL; encoded by the coding sequence GTGGAAATTCAGTGCCTGACCCTAAAAAACTTTAAGACCCACCGCGAGCGCACCTTTGAGTTTATGCCCGGTGTAAATGTCATCTGTGGTGAGAATGGTGCAGGCAAAACCAGTATTTTTGAAGCGATCGCTTGGGTCCTCTTTGATGCAACATCGGGCTATGGCAGTGGCTTTAATAAGGCCATTATTCGCAGGGGCACTCAGCGTGCCGAAGCCATCGTCCAGTTTATCTCCGCAGCCGATGGTCGCTCCTACATCGTGCGCCGCAATACGCAGACGGGCTACTCAATTGTTGATCCGCAAGTGGGGGAACTGGGTCTGTCTTTGCGTGAAGATGTCCACGCTTGGCTGCAGGAACACCTCGGTATCCGCAGTGCCTTTCCCCTCAAAGATCTCTTTGAGCAGATCATTGGCATTCCCCAAGGAATGATGACAGCGGATTTTCTCAAACCGCCAGCGCAGCGGCGTCAAATTTTTGAACCCATTTTGCAGGTGAGTGATTATCGCCAAGCCTTTGACAATGCCCTTGCCCTTGTGAATTTTTCTCAAGAGCAGGTGGCATCCCTAGAGCGTCAGTTGGCTGTCCAGAACCAGGAATTGGCCACGCAATCGCAGTACGAACAACAGGCAACAGCCTTAGCCGCGGAGCTAGAGCGCGATCGCCAGCGGTGCGAGGAATTACAACAGGAATGCCAGGCCTTGGCCGCTGAAAAACAGGAATACGAAGCTGCCGTTGAAACGCTGAACCGTCTTCAGCAAACCTGCGAACGCCTGGAAGCCCAACTGCGTCAGCAGGAGGAATTGTGTCGCGATCGCCAGCGCCAGTTGACCGCTGCCCGCGAAAGTCAAGCCCAGTGCCAGCAATTGCAATCCGACTACGATCGCTATCGTCAGCAGGAGGCTTACTACCAAGAGCTCGACCAGCAACTGCGGGAACGGGCTGCCCTTGAGCAAAACATTCGCAAACTGGAGCAGCAGCAACAAAAGCTAGCCACCCAATTGGCCAGTATTGAAAGCCAACGCCAAGCAATCGCCACCATTGCCAGCCAACTCGCCGCCCTAGAACCCCAAATTGCCGCCGCCGACGCCCTCGATGCCGAAATTGCTCCCCTTGAGGCACGCTACCAGCAAGCCCAACAGGCGGACCAACAACTGCGCCACCTCAAGCAACAAGCGGCAACGCTGCAAAGGCGCCTTGCGGAAATTGACCAACAGGTGCAAGCCCTAGAGCAACAGCGTCCCTTAGCCGCCACCCTGAGCGCTAAACAAGCACAACGGGAGCAACTCCAGGCCCAACTCAACCATGCCAGCGCCGCCCATGCCTTTGCCGCCACCCTGGATCCCATTCTCAATACAGCTCAAAGCCAAGCTGCGGTAAGCGATGCCCTTGTGACGGCAGCCATTGCAGGCCTCACGGCAGCTCAGGGATTTTCCCTCGTTGCCGCCGCTATTCAAGAGGGGCTAGGGGCACTCCAACAGCTTCAGCAGAACTATCACTGGCTTTTGGATCAACTCATGGCCCTGCGACAAACCCTCACCGATCCCGCAGCTATTCCTGCCCTCAACCAGAGGTTAAAACAGTTAGAAGCTGACATTGCCCTGGCTGCCGCAGCAGAGCGATCGCTCTTGCAAGCCCAAGCCCTTGAGGAGGAACGCAGCCGTTTGGAAACAGAGCTTAGACAGTTGGGCGATCGCCAGCAGGCCCTAGAACCCCTCAGCCAAGAACTGGCTGATCTCGAGCGCCGCCTGCACAAATTACGTCAAGAACGAGCCAAGCTTGGTCAACCCCATGCCCAGCGGCAACTGTTACTGGAGCAGCAGGCAGCAGCCCCCCAACTGGAAGCGGACTACGAGCGTTTGTGCAGCCAACAGGCCAGCCTGCAAGCCCGCCTCATTCCCCTCTACGGAGAACGCCAACGCTACGCCGCCCTCGAAGAACAGCGGCAACAGCTTAGCGATGAACTAGCCAGACTACGTTCCAGCTATGATACCTATCTCCAACATCAACAGCAGGCTGCCCAAGTAGAGACCTATGAAGCTGCCCTGAGAACAGCGACCCAAGAAGCCAATCAGTTAAACGCCGACCTTGCCAAAGCTCAAGCAGCGTACAAGGCCCAAGAGCAGAAGCTGGATTTAGCTGCTTTCGAGGCCGTCCGCGATCGCTACGAGACCCTACACCGTGAGTATCAACGGCACCTTGGTGCCATTCCCGAAAAGGAAAAGCAGTACCAAAACTGCCTTGCAACCCTCAAGCATCTTGATGAAGTTGCCGCCGCAAAGGAAAAAACGCTGCAGCATCTGGCAGCGGCGCGCAACCACCACCATCTAATTGAGACCGCCCGCGACATTTTCAGAAGGAGCGGTCCTCGGGTCAGTGCAGCCTATCTGCACACCGTTTCTGCCGAAGCCGATCGCCTACTGCGGGAGCTTCTTAACCGCCCTGATGTAGCGCTCCAATGGACATCGGACTACGAAATTCAAGTGAATGAAGGCGGCTACTGGCGACCCTTCAAAAGCCTCTCGGGGGGTGAGCAAATGTGTGCTGCCCTTGCGGTGCGCCTTGCCCTGCTACGGGTACTCGTGAACACCGACATTGCCTTTTTTGATGAGCCAACCACCAATATGGATCAAGTGCGC
- a CDS encoding L-threonylcarbamoyladenylate synthase: protein MAAIFELHPVNPQPRTIAQIVEALKEGAVMLYPTDTVYAIGCDMNHKGAVQRVRQLKQLSNDKPVTFLCSSLSNIAQYAYVSDSAYRLMRRLIPGPYTFLLPATKLVPRLVQNPKRKTTGIRVPDHVVSQALLTALGNPIISTSARLPEDETYYVNTADLFDAFDKRVDLIIDTGEGPGQQMSSILDLTVEPPLLVRKGQGWEALPAEMVTVE, encoded by the coding sequence ATGGCAGCAATTTTTGAGCTTCATCCTGTCAACCCCCAGCCCCGCACCATCGCCCAAATTGTTGAGGCGCTCAAAGAAGGGGCAGTCATGCTCTACCCCACGGACACGGTCTATGCCATTGGCTGCGACATGAACCACAAGGGAGCGGTGCAACGGGTACGCCAACTCAAGCAACTCTCTAACGATAAACCCGTCACCTTTTTGTGCTCTTCTCTCTCCAACATTGCCCAGTATGCCTATGTCAGTGATTCCGCTTATCGCCTCATGCGTCGCCTGATTCCGGGACCCTACACCTTTTTGCTGCCCGCTACCAAACTGGTGCCCCGCCTTGTCCAAAATCCCAAACGCAAAACTACGGGGATCCGTGTGCCTGACCACGTAGTGAGCCAAGCGCTGTTGACCGCCCTGGGGAATCCAATTATTTCCACCTCAGCACGACTACCCGAGGACGAGACCTATTATGTGAATACTGCAGATCTCTTCGATGCCTTTGACAAACGGGTGGATTTGATTATTGATACGGGGGAAGGGCCGGGACAACAAATGTCGAGTATTCTTGATCTCACCGTCGAACCACCGCTGCTGGTGCGCAAGGGACAAGGGTGGGAAGCACTACCGGCAGAAATGGTGACTGTTGAGTGA
- the hisB gene encoding imidazoleglycerol-phosphate dehydratase HisB, with protein MNDSLLSNGHAPPLRQATVDRQTKETKVHIELTLDGHGLADNHTGIPFLDHMLDQLCTHGLVDLRVQASGDTHIDDHHTNEDVGITLGMALDQALGDRRGIHRFGHFVAPLDESLVEVALDFSGRPHLNYGLQIPTQRVGTYDTQLVREFFVALVNHSRMTLHIRQLDGINSHHIIEATFKAFARALRMAIALDPRRTQQIPSSKGVIQA; from the coding sequence ATGAATGATTCTCTCCTCAGTAATGGCCACGCACCTCCGTTGCGCCAAGCCACGGTCGATCGCCAGACTAAAGAAACCAAGGTTCACATTGAACTTACCCTTGATGGCCATGGTCTAGCGGACAATCACACGGGGATTCCCTTCTTGGATCACATGCTGGATCAGCTTTGCACCCACGGCCTTGTGGATTTGCGGGTGCAGGCCAGTGGAGATACCCATATTGACGACCACCACACCAATGAGGATGTGGGCATTACCTTGGGGATGGCTTTGGATCAAGCCTTGGGCGATCGCCGCGGAATTCATCGTTTTGGCCACTTTGTGGCGCCCCTTGATGAAAGCTTAGTGGAAGTTGCCCTAGACTTTTCGGGACGTCCCCACCTTAACTATGGGTTACAGATTCCGACGCAGCGGGTTGGCACCTATGATACGCAACTGGTGCGGGAATTTTTTGTGGCCTTGGTGAATCACAGCCGCATGACGCTGCATATCCGCCAATTGGACGGCATTAACTCCCACCACATTATTGAAGCGACATTCAAAGCCTTTGCCCGTGCCCTGCGGATGGCGATCGCCCTTGACCCGCGCCGCACTCAGCAAATTCCCAGTTCTAAGGGTGTGATCCAAGCCTAG
- a CDS encoding tetracycline resistance MFS efflux pump: protein MGINLRSPLFIVLLTIVIDRLGESLILPILPFLVERFNFDALSLTLLFSAFAAAQFIAAPLLGALSDHWGRRPVLLICIAGTAASYILFAVATAPWLLFVSRIIDGLTGGVVSTAQAYIADTSAPANRAKNFGLTGAAFGIGFIFGPALGGSLAAIDLKWPIWFAAVLALVNVVLAYFILPESLPAAQRSPLTLKSFALQQQWLALFNQRTLQALLMAFFIFNFAFAGFTSIFVLFLKRQLNWGPAQAGIIFVIIGVVSTIVQAGLIRSLIPRFGEQRLSLGGLLLVALALLGIAAIPTVGSLSVPLLYTCVIGLAFGVGIMLPSLRGVISNRVRDQDQGKILGASQSLQSVAGIAGPAWAGWAFDRWGGVAPAWQSSVMMAIALGFLALGLGKPKDATPSTL, encoded by the coding sequence ATGGGGATAAACCTACGCTCACCATTATTTATTGTTTTGCTCACAATTGTCATCGACCGCTTGGGTGAGAGTCTGATTCTCCCCATTTTGCCCTTCCTCGTAGAGCGATTTAACTTTGATGCGTTGAGCCTGACACTGCTATTCTCTGCTTTCGCTGCTGCTCAATTTATTGCTGCTCCGCTACTAGGTGCCCTCTCGGATCACTGGGGACGTCGTCCGGTGTTGCTGATTTGTATTGCCGGCACTGCTGCGTCCTACATTCTCTTTGCTGTGGCCACAGCGCCATGGTTGCTCTTTGTCTCGCGGATTATTGATGGCCTTACTGGGGGCGTGGTTTCAACGGCTCAGGCCTATATTGCCGATACCTCAGCTCCGGCAAATCGGGCTAAGAATTTTGGTTTAACGGGGGCGGCTTTTGGGATTGGCTTCATTTTTGGGCCGGCCCTTGGCGGCAGCCTAGCAGCCATTGATCTCAAGTGGCCGATTTGGTTTGCCGCTGTTTTGGCACTGGTCAATGTGGTTTTGGCTTACTTTATCTTGCCGGAGTCATTGCCCGCAGCCCAGCGATCGCCCCTGACCCTAAAGAGTTTTGCCTTGCAGCAGCAGTGGTTGGCGCTATTCAATCAACGCACACTGCAAGCCTTACTAATGGCCTTTTTTATCTTCAACTTTGCCTTTGCGGGCTTTACCAGTATTTTCGTCCTCTTTTTGAAGCGACAATTGAATTGGGGACCCGCCCAAGCTGGGATCATTTTTGTGATCATTGGCGTTGTCAGTACGATTGTGCAGGCGGGCTTGATTCGATCCTTGATTCCTCGGTTTGGTGAGCAGCGCTTGAGCTTGGGGGGACTGCTACTGGTGGCCTTGGCCCTGTTGGGGATTGCCGCCATTCCCACTGTGGGCAGCTTGAGTGTGCCTTTACTCTACACGTGTGTGATCGGTTTGGCCTTTGGTGTGGGCATCATGTTGCCCTCGCTGCGGGGAGTGATCTCCAATCGGGTGCGGGATCAAGATCAGGGAAAAATTCTTGGCGCTAGCCAATCCCTCCAAAGTGTGGCGGGAATTGCTGGCCCTGCATGGGCAGGATGGGCCTTCGATCGCTGGGGTGGCGTGGCACCCGCTTGGCAAAGCAGTGTGATGATGGCGATCGCCCTTGGCTTTTTAGCGCTGGGGTTGGGCAAGCCCAAGGATGCGACCCCTAGCACTCTCTAA
- a CDS encoding DUF2062 domain-containing protein, which yields MMRLSFPQPSRQPRWLYCWRRSLRYHYLRLMRSHSSIESIARGLGAGVFAGMLPLFGGQMLIAVTLALLVRGNKPLAALATWVSNPFTYVPLFWFNFQVGWWLMGQPALSFGEWQSWEKLLEQGGQMAMILIFGSVWVGIIAGLFTYALCLRLLPPLRQRFRRHSARAAVNFPNRPQP from the coding sequence ATGATGCGGTTGTCTTTTCCTCAGCCTTCTCGACAGCCCCGTTGGCTCTACTGTTGGCGACGATCGCTCCGCTATCACTATTTGCGCCTGATGCGCTCCCACAGCAGCATCGAGAGTATTGCCCGTGGTCTCGGGGCAGGGGTCTTTGCTGGCATGCTGCCTCTGTTTGGTGGTCAGATGCTCATTGCCGTTACCCTAGCGCTCCTAGTGCGGGGAAATAAGCCCTTGGCCGCCCTTGCCACTTGGGTGAGCAACCCTTTCACCTATGTGCCCTTGTTTTGGTTTAACTTTCAGGTGGGTTGGTGGCTGATGGGGCAGCCTGCCCTATCTTTTGGTGAATGGCAATCTTGGGAAAAGCTCCTAGAACAAGGGGGGCAAATGGCAATGATTCTCATTTTTGGCAGCGTTTGGGTGGGCATCATAGCTGGACTCTTCACCTATGCCCTGTGTTTGCGTCTGCTACCCCCCCTGCGGCAACGCTTTCGCCGGCATTCTGCTAGGGCTGCTGTAAATTTTCCAAACCGGCCACAACCTTAG
- the ftsH3 gene encoding ATP-dependent zinc metalloprotease FtsH3 yields the protein MNKQWRNAGLYVLLAIVVLALATAFFDRQPTTKQTWPYSEFIQQVESKQITKVSITPDRSQAQAITQDGTRVLVNLPNDPELLDILTSNNVDIAVLPQSNDGFWFRALSSLFVPIGLLVLLFFLLRRAQAGPGNQAMNFGKSRARVQMEPQTQVTFNDVAGIDQAKLELGEVVEFLKYADRFTEVGAKIPKGVLLVGPPGTGKTLLARAVAGEAGVPFFSISGSEFVEMFVGVGASRVRDLFEQAKANAPCIVFIDEIDAVGRQRGAGLGGGNDEREQTLNQLLTEMDGFEGNTGIIIIAATNRPDVLDAALLRPGRFDRQVVVDRPDYKGRLDILKVHARGKTLAKDVDLDKIARRTPGFTGADLSNLLNEAAILAARRNLTEISMDEINDAIDRVLAGPEKKDRVMSDRRKKLVAYHEAGHALVGALMPDYDPVQKVSIIPRGRAGGLTWFTPNEDQMDSGLYSRAYLQNQMAVALGGRIAEEIVFGEDEVTTGASNDLQQVARVARQMVTRFGMSDRLGPVALGRQTGNVFLGRDIMAERDFSEETAATIDDEVRNLVEQAYRRAKEVLVNNRHVLDQIAQVLIEKETIDAEELQSILDRNDVKMATIP from the coding sequence GTGAATAAACAATGGCGAAACGCAGGTTTATACGTGCTTCTGGCAATCGTGGTGCTGGCCTTGGCCACGGCCTTCTTTGATCGCCAACCCACGACCAAACAAACATGGCCCTACAGTGAGTTCATTCAACAGGTCGAAAGTAAGCAAATCACCAAAGTCAGTATCACCCCTGATCGCTCTCAAGCTCAAGCGATTACCCAAGATGGCACGCGAGTTCTGGTGAATCTTCCCAATGACCCCGAACTCCTCGACATTCTCACAAGCAACAATGTGGACATTGCTGTTTTGCCGCAAAGCAATGATGGCTTCTGGTTCCGCGCCCTCAGCAGCTTGTTCGTTCCCATTGGCCTCTTGGTACTGCTCTTTTTCCTGTTGCGGCGTGCCCAAGCGGGTCCTGGCAACCAAGCGATGAATTTCGGTAAGTCGCGGGCCCGGGTACAGATGGAGCCCCAAACCCAAGTGACATTTAATGATGTGGCCGGGATTGATCAGGCCAAGCTGGAACTGGGGGAAGTGGTGGAATTCCTTAAGTATGCCGATCGCTTTACGGAAGTCGGTGCCAAAATTCCCAAGGGTGTCTTGCTGGTGGGGCCGCCAGGAACAGGTAAAACCCTCCTTGCCCGTGCCGTTGCCGGTGAGGCAGGTGTTCCCTTCTTCTCAATTTCGGGTTCTGAGTTTGTGGAAATGTTTGTTGGGGTGGGTGCCTCACGGGTGCGCGACCTCTTTGAACAAGCCAAAGCCAATGCCCCCTGTATCGTTTTTATTGATGAGATTGATGCCGTTGGTCGCCAGCGCGGTGCCGGCCTAGGGGGTGGCAATGATGAACGGGAGCAAACCCTCAACCAACTGCTGACGGAAATGGATGGCTTTGAGGGGAATACGGGCATTATTATTATTGCCGCGACCAACCGTCCAGATGTTTTGGATGCAGCGCTGTTGCGTCCCGGTCGTTTTGACCGTCAAGTGGTGGTGGATCGCCCCGATTACAAAGGTCGGCTTGATATTCTCAAAGTCCATGCCCGCGGCAAAACCCTCGCTAAGGATGTGGATCTCGATAAAATTGCACGCCGTACGCCCGGCTTTACGGGTGCGGATCTCTCGAACCTGCTCAATGAAGCCGCCATTCTTGCGGCTCGCCGTAACCTCACCGAGATCTCAATGGATGAGATTAACGATGCCATTGATCGCGTCCTCGCAGGGCCTGAGAAAAAAGACCGCGTCATGAGCGATCGCCGCAAGAAGTTAGTCGCCTACCATGAGGCGGGTCATGCCCTTGTGGGTGCCCTGATGCCGGACTACGATCCTGTGCAAAAAGTGAGCATCATTCCGCGGGGGCGGGCAGGGGGGCTAACTTGGTTTACCCCCAACGAAGATCAGATGGATTCGGGTCTCTATAGCCGTGCCTACCTACAAAACCAAATGGCCGTTGCCCTTGGGGGTCGCATTGCTGAGGAAATTGTCTTTGGCGAGGATGAGGTGACAACGGGTGCTTCAAACGATCTGCAACAGGTGGCGCGGGTGGCACGGCAAATGGTTACCCGCTTTGGGATGAGCGATCGCCTAGGGCCTGTGGCTTTGGGACGGCAAACGGGGAATGTCTTCCTGGGCCGCGACATTATGGCGGAACGGGACTTCTCTGAGGAAACCGCTGCCACCATTGATGACGAAGTGCGCAACCTAGTGGAGCAGGCCTATCGCCGTGCCAAAGAGGTACTGGTGAACAACCGCCACGTCCTTGACCAAATTGCCCAAGTGCTCATTGAAAAAGAGACGATCGATGCTGAGGAACTCCAAAGCATCTTGGATCGCAACGACGTCAAGATGGCAACGATTCCCTAG
- a CDS encoding cell division protein FtsQ/DivIB, with product MVNPTPQGTTAHDAIRERRRQLQSKRRWRQLAGLWRTSVLLTLTGGLVWGLTLPYWIIRGPEQVVIRGNQLLKREALQAQLPLQYPESLLRLRPQEIIHVLETTLPLQRVTIARQLFPPTLIVEVQERKPVAVATCNQCWVMSETGRLQGPASRWLVDGLGFVAPLSSYQASAVKPMPTLQLQGYFVPVKEAPRPQTLAVDSDRQQQWQQIHRILQQQDLPITGLDWRNEQNLVVQTPLAPVHLGVVQWNSPTFNKQLSALARLKELPQYLDPRQMAFIDLVNPDEPLVQLRQQPTQQPLPRSN from the coding sequence ATGGTAAATCCCACCCCTCAGGGGACAACTGCCCATGATGCTATTCGTGAACGGCGCCGCCAGCTGCAAAGTAAACGCCGCTGGCGCCAACTGGCAGGGCTTTGGCGTACCAGTGTTCTTTTGACCCTAACGGGAGGGCTAGTCTGGGGACTGACGCTGCCGTACTGGATCATCCGCGGCCCTGAGCAAGTGGTGATTCGTGGCAATCAACTGCTGAAGAGGGAAGCGTTGCAGGCACAATTGCCCCTTCAGTATCCTGAGTCGCTGCTCCGTTTGCGGCCACAGGAGATCATTCATGTCCTAGAGACCACGCTGCCTCTGCAACGAGTGACGATCGCCCGCCAACTCTTTCCGCCCACCCTGATTGTTGAAGTTCAAGAACGCAAGCCTGTCGCCGTTGCCACCTGTAATCAATGCTGGGTGATGAGTGAAACGGGTCGGCTTCAAGGGCCTGCCAGTCGCTGGTTGGTGGATGGCCTCGGATTTGTTGCGCCGCTGAGTAGTTATCAAGCCAGTGCCGTAAAGCCAATGCCGACCCTCCAGTTGCAGGGGTATTTTGTACCAGTTAAGGAGGCGCCGCGTCCGCAAACATTGGCGGTGGATAGCGATCGCCAGCAGCAGTGGCAGCAGATTCACCGGATTCTCCAGCAGCAGGATTTACCCATTACGGGCTTAGATTGGCGCAATGAACAGAATCTTGTGGTCCAAACTCCCCTCGCGCCGGTTCACCTTGGGGTCGTGCAGTGGAATAGTCCCACCTTCAATAAACAACTCAGTGCCTTGGCCCGTCTCAAGGAGTTGCCCCAGTATTTGGATCCTCGGCAAATGGCCTTTATTGATCTGGTGAACCCCGATGAACCCTTGGTACAACTGCGGCAACAACCAACACAGCAGCCGCTTCCCCGCAGCAATTAA